One window of the Deltaproteobacteria bacterium genome contains the following:
- the hisC gene encoding histidinol-phosphate transaminase, with protein MIAIKKFVSDEIEALVPYPPGKPMEELERELGIKGSIKLASNENPLGPSPKALDAVSKALKNLHRYPDGGCYYLKEKLAQHVKMKPENLIIGNGSNEIIELVVRTFLRPGEEAVMGNPCFAVYPLAVPAAGGKSVLVPLKNLTHDLDAMADAITEKTKIVFIANPNNPTGTMVAKKELDKFFARLPEDIILVLDEAYYEFVTSKDFPNSFEYLKEGRNVVILRTFSKIYGLAGLRIGYGIAPEKLVFYMNKVRQPFNVNSLAQIAAMAALDDDGHLKRSQQNNREGLAYLFGELKAMGLEYVPTQANFFLIKVGKGKEIYDALLRQGVIVRPVASYGLGEYIRVTVGTAEENKRFVEAIRKAWRCL; from the coding sequence ATGATTGCAATAAAAAAATTTGTATCAGACGAAATTGAGGCTTTAGTCCCATATCCGCCGGGCAAGCCTATGGAAGAGTTAGAGCGGGAGTTGGGGATAAAGGGCTCTATAAAACTTGCATCTAATGAGAATCCATTGGGGCCTTCTCCAAAGGCTTTGGATGCAGTTTCAAAGGCGCTCAAAAATCTCCACAGGTATCCTGACGGAGGATGCTATTATCTTAAAGAAAAGCTGGCGCAGCACGTTAAGATGAAGCCTGAAAACCTTATAATAGGCAACGGCTCCAATGAGATTATTGAACTTGTTGTAAGGACTTTTTTAAGGCCCGGGGAAGAGGCTGTAATGGGTAATCCTTGTTTTGCTGTTTATCCGCTGGCAGTGCCTGCTGCCGGCGGGAAGTCTGTGCTTGTGCCGTTAAAGAATCTTACGCATGATTTGGATGCAATGGCTGATGCAATCACAGAAAAGACAAAGATTGTGTTTATTGCAAACCCGAATAATCCAACAGGCACGATGGTTGCGAAAAAAGAGCTTGATAAGTTTTTCGCAAGATTGCCGGAAGATATAATCCTTGTTCTGGACGAGGCCTATTATGAGTTTGTGACAAGCAAGGATTTCCCAAACTCATTTGAGTATCTGAAAGAGGGGAGAAATGTTGTGATACTCAGGACTTTTTCAAAGATTTACGGCCTTGCGGGTTTGAGGATTGGTTACGGCATAGCGCCTGAAAAGCTTGTATTTTATATGAATAAGGTAAGGCAGCCCTTTAATGTCAACAGCCTTGCCCAGATTGCTGCAATGGCTGCTCTGGATGATGATGGGCATTTAAAAAGATCACAGCAGAATAACAGGGAAGGGCTTGCGTATCTCTTTGGAGAATTAAAGGCAATGGGTCTTGAATATGTGCCTACGCAGGCAAATTTTTTCCTTATAAAGGTCGGCAAAGGCAAAGAGATTTACGATGCGCTTTTAAGACAGGGCGTGATTGTAAGGCCAGTGGCAAGCTACGGCCTCGGCGAATACATCCGCGTAACAGTCGGAACGGCTGAGGAGAATAAGAGGTTTGTGGAGGCGATTAGGAAGGCATGGAGGTGTTTATGA
- the aroF gene encoding 3-deoxy-7-phosphoheptulonate synthase yields the protein MIIVLRPDVTKEQVDHIIEKIKGLGLTVHTSKGKERTILGVIGDESLLEGTPLEVLPGVEKVMPILKPYKLVSREFRKEDTIIDVDGIKIGGKEIQVIAGPCSIETQELLFDAAKKVKKAGARFLRGGAFKPRTSPYAFQGLGEEGLKYLTEAKKKTGMPVVTEIMDPRDIDVIYQNTDIIQIGARNMQNFRLLTEVGKTDKPILLKRGLSATIKEFLMSAEYIAAEGNHRIILCERGIRTFETAVRNTLDLSAVPVLKEETHLPIIVDPSHAVGRWDMVAPLAKAAIAVGADGLMIEVHADPENALCDGAQSLRPDKFASLMKELKKIAEAIGRTM from the coding sequence ATGATTATTGTTTTAAGGCCGGATGTAACCAAGGAACAGGTTGACCATATTATTGAAAAGATAAAAGGTCTTGGCCTGACAGTGCATACATCAAAGGGCAAGGAAAGGACAATACTTGGCGTGATAGGCGATGAGTCGCTGTTGGAAGGCACTCCGCTGGAAGTCTTGCCGGGCGTGGAAAAAGTTATGCCGATACTTAAGCCGTATAAATTGGTAAGCAGAGAATTTAGAAAAGAGGATACAATAATAGATGTTGACGGAATTAAGATAGGCGGCAAAGAGATACAGGTAATTGCAGGCCCATGCAGCATAGAGACGCAGGAGCTTTTATTTGACGCCGCAAAAAAGGTGAAAAAGGCGGGGGCAAGATTCCTGAGGGGAGGCGCATTCAAGCCGAGGACGTCGCCGTATGCGTTCCAGGGGCTTGGCGAGGAGGGGCTGAAATACCTAACAGAGGCAAAGAAGAAGACAGGGATGCCTGTTGTAACAGAGATTATGGATCCGAGGGATATTGATGTTATCTATCAGAATACCGACATAATCCAGATAGGCGCAAGAAATATGCAGAATTTCAGGCTTTTGACAGAGGTAGGTAAAACGGATAAACCTATCCTTCTGAAAAGGGGTTTGTCCGCCACAATAAAGGAGTTCTTAATGTCAGCAGAATACATTGCCGCAGAGGGCAATCACAGGATAATACTCTGTGAAAGAGGGATAAGGACATTTGAGACCGCAGTTCGCAATACCCTTGATTTAAGTGCTGTGCCTGTTCTCAAAGAGGAAACGCACCTTCCCATAATAGTGGATCCAAGCCATGCAGTCGGGCGGTGGGACATGGTGGCGCCCCTGGCCAAGGCCGCAATTGCAGTTGGCGCAGACGGGCTTATGATAGAGGTTCACGCAGACCCTGAAAATGCCCTTTGCGACGGCGCGCAGTCCCTAAGACCGGATAAATTCGCGAGTCTGATGAAAGAGCTCAAGAAGATAGCAGAGGCAATCGGAAGGACGATGTAA
- the pheA gene encoding prephenate dehydratase, protein MDNSKKLKEIRAKIDGIDDKILELLNKRAALVVEAGKVKREGKREIYAPEREKEIYKRLTKNNKGPFPNQALKNVFREIMSASLSLEKPIKVAFLGPKATFTHLACMQHFGMSTDFIPKNDIADVFDEVERGSADYGVVPIENTTEGVVSHTLDMFVTSNLYICGEIMLEISLALLNKTGDIKDVKKVYSHPHAIAECKKWLNDNLSNAAVFDVSSTAMAAQTVMDDASAAAIASEQAAALYGLQVVARKIEDQLNNFTRFLVIGKKLPGKTGEDKTSILFSVKDSPGILFRILKPFAGRGINLTKIESRPQKKKAWEYIFFLDMEGHVSLPKVKEALKEMEEMCSFLKILGSYPRMGK, encoded by the coding sequence ATGGATAACTCAAAAAAACTAAAAGAGATAAGGGCAAAGATAGACGGCATTGACGATAAGATTCTGGAACTCTTAAATAAGAGGGCGGCCCTTGTTGTTGAGGCCGGCAAAGTCAAGAGGGAAGGGAAAAGGGAAATCTATGCGCCTGAAAGGGAAAAGGAGATATATAAGAGGCTGACAAAAAATAACAAAGGCCCGTTTCCAAATCAGGCGTTAAAAAACGTGTTCAGGGAGATTATGTCCGCATCATTGTCGCTTGAGAAACCTATAAAAGTCGCATTCCTTGGGCCTAAGGCGACATTTACGCATCTGGCATGCATGCAGCATTTCGGCATGTCAACGGATTTTATACCTAAAAATGATATTGCAGATGTGTTTGATGAAGTGGAAAGGGGCAGCGCTGATTATGGAGTTGTGCCTATAGAGAATACTACAGAGGGCGTTGTAAGCCACACGTTGGATATGTTTGTGACATCAAATTTGTATATATGCGGCGAGATCATGCTTGAGATAAGCCTTGCCCTTTTAAATAAGACAGGGGATATCAAGGATGTTAAAAAGGTCTATTCGCATCCCCATGCCATTGCAGAGTGCAAAAAATGGCTGAATGACAACCTTTCCAATGCAGCGGTGTTTGATGTGTCCTCAACTGCAATGGCGGCGCAGACAGTCATGGACGACGCCTCTGCCGCAGCAATTGCAAGCGAACAGGCAGCGGCGCTTTACGGCCTGCAGGTGGTTGCAAGGAAGATTGAAGACCAGTTGAATAATTTTACGAGGTTCCTTGTTATAGGGAAGAAACTACCAGGAAAGACCGGAGAGGATAAGACATCCATCCTTTTTTCCGTAAAGGATTCACCGGGCATCCTTTTTAGAATACTAAAGCCTTTTGCCGGAAGGGGAATAAACCTTACAAAGATAGAGTCAAGGCCTCAGAAGAAAAAGGCATGGGAGTATATATTCTTCCTTGATATGGAAGGGCATGTGTCTCTACCGAAGGTAAAAGAGGCGCTGAAGGAGATGGAAGAGATGTGCTCATTTCTGAAGATATTAGGGTCTTATCCAAGGATGGGGAAGTAG